A window of Garra rufa chromosome 16, GarRuf1.0, whole genome shotgun sequence contains these coding sequences:
- the btk gene encoding tyrosine-protein kinase BTK, translating to MPDSILEEIFIKRSQQKKKTSPLNFKERLFVLTQDKISYYDYDAEKGKKKGLKGYVDTEKIKCVEIVLPEDSAPPDRLFPFQIIYDEGPLYIFAKSDQIRRQWINELKSVVRFNKDLMQKYHPCFWEDGMWKCCQQEVKQAMGCRVLETKNGGFFKRGSKNRDSRKPLPPTPEEEKPPRPLPPQPPMLTPGFSVGMTVVAEYEYAPMTPHDLELRKDEEYTLLETNDPNWFKARDKYGNEGYIPSNYIAQALNGLEKYDWYCKNINRSQAENLLKTENKDGGFLVRDSGKFTGKYTVSVFTKAGGETVNSCKHYNICVTAEGHFYLAEKHNFSSIPELINYHQHNAAGLVSRLKYIVSNQARNAPCTAGLGYGSWEIDPRQLTFIRELGNGQFGVVKYGKWQGRHDVAIKMVKEGSMSEDDFIEEAKVMMKLCHENLVQLYGVCTKQRPIYIVTEYLANGCLLSYLRDVLQHPTSILLLEMCKDVSEGMAYLEANQYIHRDLAARNCLVDTNGTIKVTDFGLSRYVLDDEYTSSVGSKFPVRWSPPEVLLYCKFSSKSDIWAFGVLMWEVHTLGRMPYDRWNNTEIVEKITTGHRLYRPQLANDKVYAIMNNCWHERPDERPTFVDLVTTIKDLLFNM from the exons ATGCCAGACAGCATTCTGGAGGAGATTTTTATTAAACGGTCCCAGCAGAAGAAGAAGACATCACCTTTAAACTTCAAAGAAAGGCTGTTTGTACTCACGCAGGATAAGATATCCTACTACGACTATGATGCAGAAAAAGGG AAGAAGAAAGGCCTGAAAGGTTATGTGGACACTGAAAAGATCAAATGTGTGGAGATTGTTTTACCTGAAGACAGTGCACCTCCTGACCGACTCTTTCCATTTCAG ATAATCTACGATGAAGGTCCTCTTTATATTTTTGCCAAGTCAGATCAAATTCGAAGGCAATGGATAAATGAGTTAAAAAGTG TGGTGCGATTCAACAAGGACCTTATGCAGAAGTATCACCCGTGCTTCTGGGAGGATGGCATGTGGAAGTGTTGCCAGCAGGAAGTGAAGCAGGCAATGGGCTGCAGGGTGCTGGAGACCAAAAATGGAG GGTTTTTCAAAAGGGGCTCGAAGAATCGTGATTCCAGGAAGCCTCTCCCACCAACACCCGAGGAG GAAAAGCCACCCAGACCTCTGCCGCCCCAGCCGCCTATGCTCACCCCGGGCTTCAGTGTGGGCATGACTGTTGTAGCTGAATATGAATATGCACCAATGACTCCTCATGACTTGGAGCTGAGAAAAGATGAGGAGTACACACTCTTAGAAACCAATGATCCCAATTGGTTTAAAGCTAGAGATAAATACGG AAATGAAGGATATATCCCAAGTAACTACATCGCTCAGGCCTTAAACGGATTGGAGAAATATGA TTGGTACTGCAAGAACATCAACCGCAGCCAGGCAGAGAATTTGCTGAAAACAGAA aaCAAAGATGGTGGTTTTTTGGTGAGAGACTCTGGCAAATTCACTGGAAAATACACTGTCTCTGTGTTCACCAAGGCTGGTGG GGAGACTGTTAACAGCTGCAAACACTACAACATATGCGTCACTGCAGAAGGCCACTTCTATTTAGCAGAGAAACATAACTTCAGCAGTATCCCAGAACTTATTAATTACCACCAGCATAACGCAGCAG GACTGGTGAGCAGACTAAAATACATTGTGTCAAATCAGGCTCGGAATGCTCCCTGCACTGCTGGTCTGGGTTATG GAAGTTGGGAGATTGATCCTCGTCAGCTTACATTTATCAGAGAACTTGGTAACGGTCAGTTTGGAGTGGTAAAGTATGGGAAATGGCAAGGCCGTCATGACGTGGCCATCAAAATGGTTAAAGAGGGTTCGATGTCAGAGGACGACTTCATTGAAGAGGCAAAGGTCATGAT GAAACTGTGTCACGAAAACCTGGTGCAGCTCTATGGCGTCTGCACAAAACAACGACCCATCTACATAGTCACAGAATATCTCGCCAATGGATGTCTGCTGAGTTACTTACGGGATGTTCTGCAGCACCCCACGAGTATTCTACTCCTTGAGATGTGTAAAGATGTCAGCGAGGGCATGGCCTACTTAGAGGCCAATCAGTACATCCACAGAGACCTG GCTGCCAGGAACTGTTTAGTAGACACAAATGGAACCATTAAAGTGACTGATTTTGGATTGTCCAG GTATGTTCTGGATGATGAATACACCAGCTCTGTAGGTTCAAAGTTTCCAGTGCGCTGGTCGCCTCCTGAAGTCCTACTTTACTGCAAGTTCAGCAGCAAGTCAGATATCTGGGCATTTG GTGTTTTGATGTGGGAGGTGCACACTTTGGGCAGAATGCCATACGATCGGTGGAACAACACAGAGATAGTAGAGAAAATTACTACAGGTCATCGGCTTTATCGCCCACAGTTGGCCAATGACAAAGTTTATGCCATTATGAACAACTGTTGGCATGAG AGACCAGATGAGCGGCCCACATTTGTGGATCTTGTCACGACTATCAAGGATTTGCTTTTCAATATGTAA